The Arachis hypogaea cultivar Tifrunner chromosome 14, arahy.Tifrunner.gnm2.J5K5, whole genome shotgun sequence genome has a segment encoding these proteins:
- the LOC112740744 gene encoding DNA repair protein RAD51 homolog isoform X2: protein MSASIEQQRNQRSVQQHEEAEEVQHGPFPVEQLQASGIAALDIKKLKDAGICTVESVAYTPRKDLLQIKGISEAKVDKIIEAATKLVPMGFTSASQLHAQRMEIIQITTGSRELDKILEGGIETGSITELYGEFRCGKTQLCHTLCVTCQLPLDQGGGEGKAMYIDAEGTFRPQRLLQIADRFGLNGADVLENVAYARAYNTDHQSRLLLEAASMMVETRFAVMIVDSATALYRTDFSGRGELSARQMHLAKFLRSLQKIADEFGVAVVITNQVVSQVDGSAVFAGPQIKPIGGNIMAHATTTRLALRKGRGEERICKVISSPCLAEGEARFQICGEGVSDVKD from the exons ATGTCAGCAAGCATTGAGCAGCAGCGCAACCAGAGAAGTGTTCAACAGCATGAAGAAGCCGAAGAGGTTCAACATGGACCTTTCCCTGTTGAACAGCTTCAG GCATCAGGCATAGCTGCCTTAGACATTAAGAAGCTTAAAGATGCAGGTATTTGCACTGTTGAATCTGTTGCTTACACTCCTAGGAAGGATCTGTTGCAAATTAAAGGTATCAGTGAGGCTAAAGTTGACAAGATTATTGAAGCAG CTACTAAGTTGGTGCCTATGGGTTTTACTAGTGCGAGCCAGCTCCATGCTCAGCGGATGGAGATCATCCAGATAACAACTGGATCAAGAGAGCTTGACAAGATATTGGAAG GAGGAATTGAAACAGGTTCTATCACCGAGTTGTATGGTGAATTTCGATGTGGGAAGACTCAGTTATGTCACACTCTCTGTGTCACTTGCCAA TTGCCCCTGGATCAAGGAGGTGGTGAGGGCAAAGCTATGTACATCGATGCTGAGGGTACTTTTAGGCCTCAACGACTCTTACAGATAGCTGATAG GTTTGGATTGAATGGGGCTGATGTATTGGAAAATGTTGCTTATGCTAGAGCGTACAACACAGATCATCAATCACGCCTTTTGCTTGAAGCAGCATCAATGATGGTGGAAACAAG GTTTGCTGTAATGATAGTAGACAGTGCTACTGCTCTCTATAGGACAGATTTCTCCGGAAGGGGGGAGCTTTCAGCTCGGCAAATGCACCTAGCGAAGTTCCTTAGGAGCCTTCAAAAGATAGCAGATGAG TTTGGTGTGGCTGTTGTCATAACAAACCAAGTAGTTTCACAAGTAGACGGTTCTGCAGTCTTTGCTGGGCCTCAAATCAAGCCTATTGGAGGCAACATTATGGCTCATGCCACCACTACAAG GCTAGCTCTGAGgaaaggaagaggagaagagcGCATCTGTAAAGTGATAAGTTCTCCTTGTTTAGCTGAAGGTGAAGCCAGGTTTCAGATCTGTGGCGAAGGAGTCTCAGATGTTAAAGACTGA
- the LOC112740744 gene encoding DNA repair protein RAD51 homolog isoform X1 — MSASIEQQRNQRSVQQHEEAEEVQHGPFPVEQLQASGIAALDIKKLKDAGICTVESVAYTPRKDLLQIKGISEAKVDKIIEAATKLVPMGFTSASQLHAQRMEIIQITTGSRELDKILEGGIETGSITELYGEFRCGKTQLCHTLCVTCQLPLDQGGGEGKAMYIDAEGTFRPQRLLQIADRAYNTDHQSRLLLEAASMMVETRFAVMIVDSATALYRTDFSGRGELSARQMHLAKFLRSLQKIADEFGVAVVITNQVVSQVDGSAVFAGPQIKPIGGNIMAHATTTRLALRKGRGEERICKVISSPCLAEGEARFQICGEGVSDVKD; from the exons ATGTCAGCAAGCATTGAGCAGCAGCGCAACCAGAGAAGTGTTCAACAGCATGAAGAAGCCGAAGAGGTTCAACATGGACCTTTCCCTGTTGAACAGCTTCAG GCATCAGGCATAGCTGCCTTAGACATTAAGAAGCTTAAAGATGCAGGTATTTGCACTGTTGAATCTGTTGCTTACACTCCTAGGAAGGATCTGTTGCAAATTAAAGGTATCAGTGAGGCTAAAGTTGACAAGATTATTGAAGCAG CTACTAAGTTGGTGCCTATGGGTTTTACTAGTGCGAGCCAGCTCCATGCTCAGCGGATGGAGATCATCCAGATAACAACTGGATCAAGAGAGCTTGACAAGATATTGGAAG GAGGAATTGAAACAGGTTCTATCACCGAGTTGTATGGTGAATTTCGATGTGGGAAGACTCAGTTATGTCACACTCTCTGTGTCACTTGCCAA TTGCCCCTGGATCAAGGAGGTGGTGAGGGCAAAGCTATGTACATCGATGCTGAGGGTACTTTTAGGCCTCAACGACTCTTACAGATAGCTGATAG AGCGTACAACACAGATCATCAATCACGCCTTTTGCTTGAAGCAGCATCAATGATGGTGGAAACAAG GTTTGCTGTAATGATAGTAGACAGTGCTACTGCTCTCTATAGGACAGATTTCTCCGGAAGGGGGGAGCTTTCAGCTCGGCAAATGCACCTAGCGAAGTTCCTTAGGAGCCTTCAAAAGATAGCAGATGAG TTTGGTGTGGCTGTTGTCATAACAAACCAAGTAGTTTCACAAGTAGACGGTTCTGCAGTCTTTGCTGGGCCTCAAATCAAGCCTATTGGAGGCAACATTATGGCTCATGCCACCACTACAAG GCTAGCTCTGAGgaaaggaagaggagaagagcGCATCTGTAAAGTGATAAGTTCTCCTTGTTTAGCTGAAGGTGAAGCCAGGTTTCAGATCTGTGGCGAAGGAGTCTCAGATGTTAAAGACTGA
- the LOC112740741 gene encoding conserved oligomeric Golgi complex subunit 3 isoform X1 produces the protein MGSRGPPQSLPSSAAFSRGYNFASTWEQICILVLTDLIPYAKLEFDVCVCISLIFFPQNAPLTEHQQAAIISLSHAVSERPLPLKLAQENASVQDTALTVKTKDSSFDDNGAVQTVMVNTNQFYKWFTDLESAMKSETEEKYQHYVNTLTERIQTCDDILQQVDDTLDLFNELQLQHQAVATKTKTLHDACDRLVQEKQRLIDFADALRSKLNYFDELENVATNFYSPNMNVGNENFLPLLKRLDECISYVESNPQYAESSVYLLKFRQLQSRALGMMRSHVLAVLKGASSQVQESIRGSGGGKASISEGVEASVIYVRFKAAASELKTLLEEIESRSSRKEYGQMLAECHKLYCEQRLSLIRNIVHRRISEFSKKESLPSLTRSGCAYLLQVCQLEHQLFDHFFPASSKDISSLAPLMDPLSTYLYDTLRPKLVHETNIDFLCELVDILKVEVLGEQPSRKSESLAGLRPTFERILADVHERLTFRARTHIHDEIANYIPSKEDLDYPEKLKRSAESTSEINPADDNPDIFKTWYPPLEKTISCLSKLYQCLESEVFTGLAQEAVEVCSTSIQKASKLVAKRSSQMDGQLFLIKHLLILREQIAPFNIEFSVTQKELDFSHVLEHLQRLLRGQASIFEWSRSTSLARTLSPRVLENQIDTKKELEKSLKATCEEFIMSVTKLVVDPLLSFVTKVTAVKVALSSGGQNPKLDSVMTKPLKDQAFATPDKVAELAQKVRTAIHEQLPGVIEKMKLYLQNPSTRTILFKPIKTNIIEAHTQVQSLLQAEYATEEIKIINLKSIQELQTELDNLL, from the exons ATGGGAAGCAGAGGTCCACCTCAAAGCCTTCCCAGTTCAGCTGCCTTTTCCAGAGGTTACAACTTCGCTTCCACTTGGGAACAG ATCTGCATCCTTGTGCTCACTGATCTAATTCCGTATGCTAAGTTGGAAtttgatgtgtgtgtgtgtat ctccctTATTTTTTTTCCCCAGAATGCGCCTTTGACAGAACATCAACAAGCCGCCATTATATCCCTCTCTCATGCCGTTTCTGAACGACCCCTCCCTCTCAAGCTG GCTCAGGAGAATGCGTCGGTGCAAGACACTGCCTTGACGGTTAAAACCAAGGATAGCTCGTTCGATGATAATGGTGCTGTTCAGACTGTTATGGTCAACACCAATCAA TTTTACAAATGGTTTACGGATCTTGAATCTGCCATGAAATCAGAG ACAGAAGAGAAATATCAACATTATGTGAACACTCTAACGGAGCGGATACAAACATGTGATGATATTCTCCAACAG GTTGATGACACCCTAGACTTATTCAATGAGCTACAATTGCAGCATCAGGCAGTAGCTACAAAGACTAAAACGCTTCATGATGCATGTGATAGACTG GTACAAGAGAAGCAAAGACTAATTGATTTTGCGGATGCACTTCGTAGTAAACTCAACTACTTTGACGAACTGGAGAAT GTTGCTACGAATTTTTATTCTCCAAACATGAATGTTGGAAATGAGAACTTTCTCCCACTTCTCAAAAGGCTTGATGAATGCATCTC GTATGTTGAAAGCAACCCACAGTATGCAGAATCCAGTGTTTACTTGCTTAAATTTAGACAACTTCag tccAGAGCACTTGGCATGATGCGCTCCCATGTATTGGCTGTTCTTAAAGGTGCCTCTTCTCAG GTCCAGGAATCAATACGTGGAAGTGGGGGTGGCAAAGCATCCATCTCTGAGGGAGTAGAGGCATCTGTAATATATGTTCGCTTCAAGGCAGCAGCAAGTGAG CTTAAGACACTACTTGAAGAAATTGAAAGCAGGTCTTCAAGGAAGGAATATGGTCAAATGCTGGCAGAATGCCACAAATTGTACTGTGAGCAACGCCTCTCGTTG ATAAGAAATATTGTTCATCGGCGGATATCAGAGTTTTCCAAGAAAGAGTCCTTGCCATCATTGACTAGATCAGGATGTGCATATCTCCTACAG GTCTGTCAACTTGAGCACCAGCTCTTTGATCATTTTTTTCCAGCTTCTTCAAAGGATATTTCAAGTTTAGCTCCATTAATGGATCCTTT GTCAACATATTTGTATGACACACTGCGTCCGAAACTTGTTCATGAAACAAATATCGACTTTCTTTGTGAACTTGTTGATATACTTAAAGTGGAGGTCCTGGGGGAACAGCCTAGTAGGAAGAGCGAATCCCTAGCTGGCCTTCGTCCTACATTTGAGAGAATTTTAGCAGATGTACATGAGCGACTGACTTTCCGTGCTCGAACTCATATCCATGATGAG ATTGCGAATTACATACCATCTAAAGAGGACTTGGACTACCCTGAAAAGCTGAAGAGATCTGCTGAAAGTACATCTGAGATCAATCCT GCGGATGACAACCCAGACATATTTAAGACATGGTATCCACCGCTAGAGAAAACTATATCATGTCTTTCAAAGTTGTATCAATGTTTAGAGTCAGAAGTTTTTACAGGTTTAGCGCAG GAAGCAGTGGAAGTTTGCTCAACTTCTATTCAG AAAGCAAGTAAATTAGTTGCAAAGAGATCATCTCAAATGGACGGACAGCTCTTCTTAATAAAGCATCTTTTAATTTTAAGGGAGCAG ATTGCACCTTTCAATATTGAATTTTCAGTCACACAGAAGGAGCTTGATTTCTCTCACGTCCTG GAGCATCTACAAAGACTCTTGAGAGGTCAAGCTTCAATATTTGAGTGGTCAAGATCAACTTCATTGGCGAGGACATTGTCTCCTAGGGTTTTGGAAAACCAAATTGACACCAAGAAG GAGTTGGAGAAAAGCCTTAAAGCCACCTGTGAGGAGTTCATCATGTCAGTCACTAAGTTAGTTGTGGATCCTTTGCTATCATTTGTTACAAAG GTTACAGCAGTTAAAGTTGCATTATCTTCAGGTGGTCAAAATCCAAAGCTTGATTCAGTTATGACCAAACCTCTAAAGGATCAGGCTTTCGCTACCCCAGATAAGGTCGCCGAACTAGCTCAGAAG GTCAGGACAGCTATTCACGAGCAACTGCCAGGGGTAATAGAAAAGATGAAGCTTTATTTGCAAAATCCATCAACAAGAACAATACTTTTCAAGCCAATAAA GACAAATATTATTGAAGCACATACGCAAGTACAGTCCCTCTTACAAGCAGAATACGCGACTGAAGAGATCAAGATTATTAATCTAAAATCCATACAGGAACTGCAAACTGAGCTAGATAATCTTctctaa
- the LOC112740741 gene encoding conserved oligomeric Golgi complex subunit 3 isoform X2, which produces MGSRGPPQSLPSSAAFSRGYNFASTWEQNAPLTEHQQAAIISLSHAVSERPLPLKLAQENASVQDTALTVKTKDSSFDDNGAVQTVMVNTNQFYKWFTDLESAMKSETEEKYQHYVNTLTERIQTCDDILQQVDDTLDLFNELQLQHQAVATKTKTLHDACDRLVQEKQRLIDFADALRSKLNYFDELENVATNFYSPNMNVGNENFLPLLKRLDECISYVESNPQYAESSVYLLKFRQLQSRALGMMRSHVLAVLKGASSQVQESIRGSGGGKASISEGVEASVIYVRFKAAASELKTLLEEIESRSSRKEYGQMLAECHKLYCEQRLSLIRNIVHRRISEFSKKESLPSLTRSGCAYLLQVCQLEHQLFDHFFPASSKDISSLAPLMDPLSTYLYDTLRPKLVHETNIDFLCELVDILKVEVLGEQPSRKSESLAGLRPTFERILADVHERLTFRARTHIHDEIANYIPSKEDLDYPEKLKRSAESTSEINPADDNPDIFKTWYPPLEKTISCLSKLYQCLESEVFTGLAQEAVEVCSTSIQKASKLVAKRSSQMDGQLFLIKHLLILREQIAPFNIEFSVTQKELDFSHVLEHLQRLLRGQASIFEWSRSTSLARTLSPRVLENQIDTKKELEKSLKATCEEFIMSVTKLVVDPLLSFVTKVTAVKVALSSGGQNPKLDSVMTKPLKDQAFATPDKVAELAQKVRTAIHEQLPGVIEKMKLYLQNPSTRTILFKPIKTNIIEAHTQVQSLLQAEYATEEIKIINLKSIQELQTELDNLL; this is translated from the exons ATGGGAAGCAGAGGTCCACCTCAAAGCCTTCCCAGTTCAGCTGCCTTTTCCAGAGGTTACAACTTCGCTTCCACTTGGGAACAG AATGCGCCTTTGACAGAACATCAACAAGCCGCCATTATATCCCTCTCTCATGCCGTTTCTGAACGACCCCTCCCTCTCAAGCTG GCTCAGGAGAATGCGTCGGTGCAAGACACTGCCTTGACGGTTAAAACCAAGGATAGCTCGTTCGATGATAATGGTGCTGTTCAGACTGTTATGGTCAACACCAATCAA TTTTACAAATGGTTTACGGATCTTGAATCTGCCATGAAATCAGAG ACAGAAGAGAAATATCAACATTATGTGAACACTCTAACGGAGCGGATACAAACATGTGATGATATTCTCCAACAG GTTGATGACACCCTAGACTTATTCAATGAGCTACAATTGCAGCATCAGGCAGTAGCTACAAAGACTAAAACGCTTCATGATGCATGTGATAGACTG GTACAAGAGAAGCAAAGACTAATTGATTTTGCGGATGCACTTCGTAGTAAACTCAACTACTTTGACGAACTGGAGAAT GTTGCTACGAATTTTTATTCTCCAAACATGAATGTTGGAAATGAGAACTTTCTCCCACTTCTCAAAAGGCTTGATGAATGCATCTC GTATGTTGAAAGCAACCCACAGTATGCAGAATCCAGTGTTTACTTGCTTAAATTTAGACAACTTCag tccAGAGCACTTGGCATGATGCGCTCCCATGTATTGGCTGTTCTTAAAGGTGCCTCTTCTCAG GTCCAGGAATCAATACGTGGAAGTGGGGGTGGCAAAGCATCCATCTCTGAGGGAGTAGAGGCATCTGTAATATATGTTCGCTTCAAGGCAGCAGCAAGTGAG CTTAAGACACTACTTGAAGAAATTGAAAGCAGGTCTTCAAGGAAGGAATATGGTCAAATGCTGGCAGAATGCCACAAATTGTACTGTGAGCAACGCCTCTCGTTG ATAAGAAATATTGTTCATCGGCGGATATCAGAGTTTTCCAAGAAAGAGTCCTTGCCATCATTGACTAGATCAGGATGTGCATATCTCCTACAG GTCTGTCAACTTGAGCACCAGCTCTTTGATCATTTTTTTCCAGCTTCTTCAAAGGATATTTCAAGTTTAGCTCCATTAATGGATCCTTT GTCAACATATTTGTATGACACACTGCGTCCGAAACTTGTTCATGAAACAAATATCGACTTTCTTTGTGAACTTGTTGATATACTTAAAGTGGAGGTCCTGGGGGAACAGCCTAGTAGGAAGAGCGAATCCCTAGCTGGCCTTCGTCCTACATTTGAGAGAATTTTAGCAGATGTACATGAGCGACTGACTTTCCGTGCTCGAACTCATATCCATGATGAG ATTGCGAATTACATACCATCTAAAGAGGACTTGGACTACCCTGAAAAGCTGAAGAGATCTGCTGAAAGTACATCTGAGATCAATCCT GCGGATGACAACCCAGACATATTTAAGACATGGTATCCACCGCTAGAGAAAACTATATCATGTCTTTCAAAGTTGTATCAATGTTTAGAGTCAGAAGTTTTTACAGGTTTAGCGCAG GAAGCAGTGGAAGTTTGCTCAACTTCTATTCAG AAAGCAAGTAAATTAGTTGCAAAGAGATCATCTCAAATGGACGGACAGCTCTTCTTAATAAAGCATCTTTTAATTTTAAGGGAGCAG ATTGCACCTTTCAATATTGAATTTTCAGTCACACAGAAGGAGCTTGATTTCTCTCACGTCCTG GAGCATCTACAAAGACTCTTGAGAGGTCAAGCTTCAATATTTGAGTGGTCAAGATCAACTTCATTGGCGAGGACATTGTCTCCTAGGGTTTTGGAAAACCAAATTGACACCAAGAAG GAGTTGGAGAAAAGCCTTAAAGCCACCTGTGAGGAGTTCATCATGTCAGTCACTAAGTTAGTTGTGGATCCTTTGCTATCATTTGTTACAAAG GTTACAGCAGTTAAAGTTGCATTATCTTCAGGTGGTCAAAATCCAAAGCTTGATTCAGTTATGACCAAACCTCTAAAGGATCAGGCTTTCGCTACCCCAGATAAGGTCGCCGAACTAGCTCAGAAG GTCAGGACAGCTATTCACGAGCAACTGCCAGGGGTAATAGAAAAGATGAAGCTTTATTTGCAAAATCCATCAACAAGAACAATACTTTTCAAGCCAATAAA GACAAATATTATTGAAGCACATACGCAAGTACAGTCCCTCTTACAAGCAGAATACGCGACTGAAGAGATCAAGATTATTAATCTAAAATCCATACAGGAACTGCAAACTGAGCTAGATAATCTTctctaa